A region of the Pelecanus crispus isolate bPelCri1 chromosome 1, bPelCri1.pri, whole genome shotgun sequence genome:
GGTGGAGCCCTACAACTCCATCCTCACCACCCACACCACCCTGGAGCACTCGGACTGCTCCTTCATGGTAGACAATGAGGCCATCTATGACATCTGCAACCGCAACCTGGACATTGAGCGTCCCACCTACACCAACCTCAACAGGCTCATTGGGCAGATAGTCTCATCAGTCACCGCCTCCTTGAGATTTAATGGTGCTTTGAATGTTGACCTGATTGAATTCCAGACCAACCTGGTGCCCTACCCACGGATACACTTCCCGCTCACCACCTATGCGCCCATCATCTCGGCCGAGAAAGCCTACCACGAGCAGCTGTCGGTGCCAGAGATCACCAACGCTTGCTTTGAGTTCTCCAACCAGATGGTGAAATGTGACCCACGCCGTGGCAAGTACATGGCATGCTGCCTGCTGTACCGAGGCGATGTGGTGCCCAAGGATGTGAACGCGGCCATTGCAGCCATTAAAACACGACGGTCGATCCAGTTTGTGGACTGGTGCCCCACTGGCTTCAAGGTGGGTATCAACTACCAGCCTCCCACGGTGGTGCCCGGGGGTGACCTGGCCAAGGTGCAGCGGGCTGTCTGCATGCTGAGCAACACCACGGCCATCGCGGAGGCGTGGGCCCGCCTGGACCACAAGTTTGACCTGATGTACGCCAAGCGAGCTTTTGTGCACTGGTACGTGGGGGAGGGCATGGAGGAAGGGGAGTTCTCGGAGGCCAGGGAGGACCTGGCTGCCCTGGAGAAGGATTATGaggaggttggaagggactcgGCAGATGGAGAAGAAGATGAGGCTGATGAGGATGAGTATTAACAAACTGCAGTCTGTTCTTAATGAAGTCAAACCTCAGATGAAATACAAACCCTCTGTCATCAGGCTAAACTGGTCTTGAGTGCCTGGAGGTGCCAAAGGATTGTCCTGAACCTCAACGCTACTGTTTGATGTATTATACCTTTTCTGCTTGCATAGTCTACATGCTCATAGTGCACTTCTGTAGCATGGGTGTCTCGAGCTCTATCACACTGCTTTTTATCAATGAGTGACGCTGAATAGGTGCCTGGCTTAGTGTTGGGGACACATCCTGCCTGGGCAGAGGATCCTGGTTCCTAGTCCAGGGGAATGTTGCAAGCTGCCTGCTTTGGCTGAAATGGCAAATTCTTGCTCTGGCTTTTACTGTAAAAGCACTTTTTAATTAGAACTGTACCTGTACACTTCTATGCAACTgtctttttgtatttgaataaagactttttttttttgctctgagTTCTTTAGATTTAATTGGGGTGTTTGTGTGGGGAGGTCCCAACTGCAAGGATGTTGTCTTGGGGAGAATGGCAAATGCTGATAAGGGTGTGTTCTGGGTAGGCCATCTGTGAGGAGCATCACCCATAATTATTGCTGTGAGGGAAATGACCTATATCCTGCAGGGACTCGTCTGTCTGGGGCTGGATGCTGCTCTTCTCACCTCCAAGAGGAGCCCAGAGGAAGCCTGTCTGGGAGCAGAGAGGCAATCCCCAGTTTGACCAGTGCCATAATGGGGAGTGGTGCCTGGGTAAAGAACATCTTTCTGGTGGAGTTTTGCCTCCTCACCATCTCTGGTGAAGCTGGTTTGTTTCCTGAGCAAGTCCTGGTTGTTGGGGCAGTGCTGTAGCTCCAAGCTGTGGTCTTGCTCAGGAGTGGTGTGTGTGAAACAAGCCCCATGTGCCTGGGGTAGGAGTTTGCCTTGAGAAGGTGAGTCAGGCCCATGTGATGGGGTGACTCAGGAGGAAAAGTAATGAAAAGTCCCCGATAAGATATGGAGAGGGAGTGTTCATAAGCCTGTGGGGTAGGAGAATGGCTGGCTCCACGTGCATTGAGTCTCTAGGTACCCTGCTCATGACTTGCATTACACTTTGTGTTTGTTATATACTGTAGCCTCACATCCACCCTTCATTTCAATGCTGGGCTCTGTCTCAAAGTGGAGCCAGGCTGTCACCCCAGACCTCCTCCGTGCCCTGTAGCTACGGCTGCCCTCTCCCCTGATGGGGGTATGATTCTGGAGACGTTCCCAAAGTGATGCACTGGGAGGTACAGCCAGGGATGGTTAGAGAGGTGGGGAGGTGTTGCTGCATCCTATACTTGGGAGATGGAAGGGGAAGGAGCCCAGAGCTCATTGTTGGCTGCAGTTAGCCCAAAAAGCTGGGGTGCTGAGAGTATGAATGGGCAGCAGATGGACCCCTAGGAAGATCCCTGTTGGGCTGAAGCCTCCTCTGTGTTCAACTCACTGCTATGAGATTGCCTGGGCTAAAATGTTAGGCATGTTCCATTGCTCATGGGCAGGCTGAGCATCAGACTACCCTCTTAGGCTGGTCCTTCTGGGGAATGGTAACCAGCTGCTGCCTCATCTGATGAGtcctctcctccacctccagctctgctggggtgATATAGACCCCATTGAGATACCCCAAAGCTGGTCAGCCCAAAGACCTTGGGGCTGAGTGGATGTCCTCTCATCCACCCTAGGCAGTCACTTTCCACCCCCTGATTCCTGGGGACAGGGCCAACCCACCTCCTGGGTTTCCAGTTGCTTGTCCCCACACCATGACCGTAGCACTGACAGTAACCCTCACAGGGGAATGGCAACTCCTCCATTTGCCAGAAATTAGACTGTTCAGGGCTCAAAGATggtttttaaaagagcaaagaTGACTTCTGGCTCTGTGCCCACAGGTAAATGTGCTGGGAAGTTTCCAGGCATGGTCTTGAGGGCTGCCACCTTTCCCTGGTGGCTCCATTCCCCACAGACAGCTGGGGTTAGAGGCCACTGGTTCAATCCCCCAAAAATGTGAGTGACAGCAGCCTGGGGTGGACACAAAGTGAGCATCACTCCCACTTTGGAGCCACAGGCAAATCCAGCGTGGCTGAGCAAGGGCAGGAGCGCAGCTATGTGCTCCTGCAGCTTGGAAAGCCATCAGCACAGCACCAGGGCTGATGTAATTGGAGCAGTTGTTTAATGCTGAAATCAGTTACTCTGGCACTTCCATCAGCACAGACTtgctcctgccctcccacaCACATGgtcagggagggaaggaaaggattttcctgggggaggggggggggggagcaatCCCACGGCTTTTGGGGAGTTGGCATCTCCAGCTCAATGGCCACAGGCAATGCTTTGGCCTCTCCACAAGTGGCAGATCCTCCAGACCCACACCCAAGAGTGGCACACAATTCATTGCATGgcttcagctttattttccctGTCTGTGTGCTGGAATAGCAAAAATGGTCATAAAAGACCAGTCCACTAAACAGCAACACATGGAGCAACATGCAGAATCCGTGTTTCCACCATGTTGCTCCAGCCCGTTCACCACTCTTCCTTCACTACTTCATTACTGCAATAAGGGTAAGTCACAGGGGACAGTGCAGATTTGTTCATCATCATCCCACAGGGAGGAGGCTCAAGGTGCCTGTAGAGCTCTGCCACTAACTTCTCACAAGGTCTTGGGCA
Encoded here:
- the LOC104035844 gene encoding tubulin alpha-1D chain; its protein translation is MGNACWELYCLEHGIQADGTIPGPKQVKPVEPKSEQVDSSFETFFCETASGKHVPRAVFIDLEPTVIDEIRTGTYHALFHPEQLISGKEDAANNYARGHYTIGKEIIDTVLSRIRKMADQCSGLQGFLVFHSFGGGTGSGFTSLLMERLSVEYSKKSKLEFSVYPAPQVSTAVVEPYNSILTTHTTLEHSDCSFMVDNEAIYDICNRNLDIERPTYTNLNRLIGQIVSSVTASLRFNGALNVDLIEFQTNLVPYPRIHFPLTTYAPIISAEKAYHEQLSVPEITNACFEFSNQMVKCDPRRGKYMACCLLYRGDVVPKDVNAAIAAIKTRRSIQFVDWCPTGFKVGINYQPPTVVPGGDLAKVQRAVCMLSNTTAIAEAWARLDHKFDLMYAKRAFVHWYVGEGMEEGEFSEAREDLAALEKDYEEVGRDSADGEEDEADEDEY